One region of Vicinamibacteria bacterium genomic DNA includes:
- the aroA gene encoding 3-phosphoshikimate 1-carboxyvinyltransferase: MTARTKLRLRGRIDPPGDKSIGHRLAFLAAISRGRSRLEAFPPGRDCASTLELIRTLGVQVNEEGSSVTIIGRGLGGLVAPHSDLDAGNSGSTARMATGLLAGQSFDSRIVGDSSLSRRPFDRVVNPLTEMGGVFETTDGRLPLRILGGHPLHGISYTLPVPSAQVKTAVLFAGLFASGRTTVRESTLSRNHTEIGLAGFGIPVVVANGTVSIEGGRDPIGNEFRLPGDFSSAAFFVGAAASLPGSDLVVRGVGLNPTRTGLLRALRAMDADVEWEPAPSPGGEPMGTIRVRGRELHGFSLDPSEIPTLIDEIPILAVVAAFAEGPTRLEGLGELRVKESDRLYAIQQGLRALGVRIEPLESGIVIHGGPGELRPARLRSYGDHRMVMAWAIASLGVGGDCEIDHLDQVKISYPGFWETLDRLLC; this comes from the coding sequence ATGACTGCCCGAACCAAGCTACGGCTGCGCGGTCGTATCGATCCGCCGGGTGACAAATCCATTGGGCACCGGCTCGCTTTTCTTGCTGCGATCTCCCGCGGACGTTCGCGACTCGAGGCCTTCCCACCGGGCCGAGACTGTGCCAGCACACTCGAGCTGATTCGTACGCTTGGGGTCCAAGTCAATGAGGAGGGTTCGAGCGTCACCATCATCGGCCGGGGTCTCGGGGGTCTTGTGGCCCCCCATTCCGATCTCGACGCGGGCAACTCGGGCTCGACGGCTCGGATGGCTACCGGGCTTCTCGCCGGCCAATCGTTCGACAGCCGAATCGTGGGAGATTCGAGCTTGTCGCGACGGCCCTTCGACCGCGTCGTGAACCCTCTTACCGAGATGGGCGGCGTTTTCGAGACGACGGACGGACGTCTCCCCCTGCGAATCTTGGGAGGCCACCCGCTCCACGGAATCTCCTACACCCTTCCCGTCCCGAGCGCCCAAGTGAAGACCGCCGTCCTCTTCGCCGGGCTCTTTGCCTCGGGACGAACCACCGTAAGAGAATCCACGCTCTCGAGGAACCACACGGAGATCGGGCTTGCGGGCTTCGGAATTCCCGTCGTCGTAGCGAACGGCACCGTAAGCATCGAAGGCGGACGCGACCCGATCGGAAACGAGTTTCGCCTCCCGGGTGATTTCTCCTCGGCCGCTTTCTTCGTGGGTGCGGCCGCGAGCCTTCCTGGCTCGGACCTGGTCGTGCGCGGCGTCGGATTGAATCCGACACGAACCGGTCTCCTCCGCGCCCTTCGAGCGATGGATGCCGACGTCGAATGGGAGCCCGCACCGAGCCCAGGAGGCGAGCCGATGGGAACGATCCGAGTCCGCGGCCGGGAGCTCCATGGATTCTCGCTCGACCCGTCGGAAATCCCGACGCTCATCGACGAAATCCCCATTCTGGCGGTGGTGGCGGCTTTCGCCGAGGGGCCGACTCGGTTGGAAGGGCTGGGCGAGCTCCGGGTGAAAGAGAGCGATCGGTTGTATGCCATTCAGCAGGGGCTGAGAGCCCTCGGAGTCCGCATCGAGCCTCTCGAGTCCGGAATCGTGATCCACGGAGGCCCCGGCGAGCTGCGGCCTGCGCGGCTGCGCAGCTACGGCGATCACCGTATGGTGATGGCCTGGGCAATCGCCTCGCTCGGCGTTGGCGGCGACTGTGAAATCGATCACTTGGATCAAGTGAAGATCTCGTATCCTGGCTTCTGGGAGACCCTCGACCGACTGTTGTGTTGA
- a CDS encoding shikimate kinase has product MRFFLIGFMGAGKTTLGSRVAEQSGLPFFDLDHCLERTTGTPIGDIFAHQGEERFRQLETEALRALIVREPDSVIAAGGGTYTSEFNRTVMREAGVSIWLDVPPEVLIARVGGGAGRPLWTSDDEARILHESRAQAYALADHRLELGEEGVEESAKRLYDLLVRCRLQS; this is encoded by the coding sequence GTGCGATTTTTCTTGATCGGGTTCATGGGCGCGGGGAAGACGACTCTCGGATCCCGCGTCGCCGAACAATCGGGTCTGCCTTTTTTCGACTTGGACCACTGCCTGGAACGGACGACGGGGACCCCAATCGGCGACATCTTCGCTCATCAGGGCGAAGAGAGATTTCGTCAGCTCGAGACCGAAGCACTGCGAGCCCTGATTGTCCGAGAGCCCGACTCGGTGATTGCCGCGGGGGGAGGCACTTATACGAGCGAGTTCAACCGTACGGTCATGCGGGAGGCGGGAGTGAGCATCTGGCTCGACGTTCCACCCGAAGTGCTCATCGCGCGTGTCGGCGGAGGTGCGGGCCGGCCACTGTGGACAAGCGACGACGAAGCACGTATCCTCCACGAGTCGCGAGCCCAGGCCTACGCGCTCGCGGACCATCGACTGGAGCTCGGTGAGGAAGGTGTGGAAGAATCCGCGAAACGCCTCTATGATCTCCTTGTCCGCTGCCGCCTTCAGTCATGA